The Saccharomonospora cyanea NA-134 genome includes a region encoding these proteins:
- a CDS encoding polysaccharide pyruvyl transferase family protein, which yields MRVLVTGWPSFLHGEATAGDVLSMRRVADALEGAGIGVDTAWSPGLRPGALHLDDADPERYTHLVFVCGPAHGEQVEWLHRRYAVCRRIAVGVSVIDPRNPAAAGFHRILARDGLGEAQPDLSYAAHIDTVPVVGIMLAPGQHEYGGRRRHEQVHKTLLNWVTGLDCARVSLDTRLDSTDWRHCATPDQFLSLVARLDVVLTTRMHGLVLALRSGVPAVAVDPVAGGGKVTAQGEALGWPAVIGAEELDTDRLDRWWRWCLSNPGGEGVRTPPGGQGTLVAELLGEVLR from the coding sequence ATGCGCGTGCTGGTGACCGGATGGCCGAGTTTCCTCCATGGTGAGGCGACCGCGGGGGACGTGTTGAGCATGCGACGCGTCGCCGACGCCCTCGAAGGGGCCGGCATCGGCGTGGACACGGCGTGGAGCCCCGGCCTGCGGCCGGGCGCACTGCATCTCGACGACGCGGACCCGGAACGCTACACCCATCTCGTTTTCGTGTGCGGGCCCGCGCACGGGGAGCAGGTGGAGTGGCTCCACCGTCGGTACGCGGTGTGCCGACGGATCGCGGTGGGGGTGTCGGTGATCGACCCCCGGAACCCCGCCGCGGCCGGGTTCCACCGCATTCTCGCCCGGGACGGGCTGGGGGAGGCGCAGCCGGACCTCTCCTACGCAGCGCACATCGACACGGTGCCGGTGGTGGGCATCATGCTCGCGCCGGGACAGCACGAGTACGGCGGGCGCCGCAGACACGAGCAGGTGCACAAGACGTTGCTGAACTGGGTCACCGGCCTCGACTGCGCGCGGGTGAGCCTCGACACGCGGCTCGACAGCACGGACTGGCGGCACTGCGCCACACCGGACCAGTTCCTGTCCCTGGTGGCGCGGCTGGACGTCGTGTTGACCACGCGCATGCACGGGCTGGTGCTCGCGTTGCGGTCCGGTGTGCCCGCCGTCGCCGTGGACCCGGTGGCAGGCGGCGGGAAGGTGACGGCCCAGGGCGAGGCACTGGGCTGGCCCGCCGTGATCGGTGCCGAAGAACTCGACACCGACAGGTTGGACCGGTGGTGGCGCTGGTGCCTGTCGAACCCGGGTGGCGAGGGGGTGCGTACCCCGCCGGGCGGGCAGGGCACGCTCGTCGCGGAACTCCTGGGCGAGGTGCTCCGATGA
- a CDS encoding UDP-glucuronic acid decarboxylase family protein: MVSAGEHVVVIGGAGFVGSHVCERLLRSGYRVTCVDSLVTGSVDNVSALRHNAGFRLVELDVTRPLSEWPEMPAPGSVLHLASPASPKDYQRLPIETLRVGAVGTENALELATRHGARFLLTSTSEVYGDPAEHPQNESYWGNVNPIGPRSVYDEAKRYAEALTMAYHRQRGTDVAIARIFNTYGPRMRGDDGRMIPNFITQALSGAPLTVAGTGTQTRSVCYVDDTVSGLLALWRSDLTGPVNIGNPHELTVRHLAEEVRAITGTASAITSVPGAVDDPRRRCPDITLARTKLGWEPETGLREGLNRTVAWFARHPGATARTSRA, encoded by the coding sequence ATGGTTTCCGCAGGTGAACACGTGGTCGTCATCGGTGGTGCGGGTTTCGTCGGATCCCATGTGTGCGAACGACTTCTGCGCAGCGGATACCGAGTGACCTGTGTGGACAGTCTCGTGACGGGCAGCGTGGACAACGTCTCCGCGCTACGCCACAACGCCGGGTTCCGACTCGTCGAACTCGACGTGACCCGCCCACTGTCGGAATGGCCCGAAATGCCCGCACCGGGCTCCGTGCTGCACCTCGCTTCCCCGGCGTCCCCCAAGGACTACCAGCGCCTGCCCATCGAGACGCTGCGCGTGGGCGCGGTCGGTACCGAGAACGCACTCGAACTCGCCACCCGGCACGGAGCGAGGTTCCTGCTCACGTCCACGAGCGAGGTGTACGGCGACCCTGCCGAGCACCCGCAGAACGAGAGCTACTGGGGCAACGTCAACCCCATCGGTCCGCGCAGCGTGTACGACGAGGCCAAGCGCTACGCCGAGGCCCTCACCATGGCCTACCACCGACAGCGGGGCACCGACGTGGCCATCGCGCGCATCTTCAACACCTACGGCCCGCGCATGCGCGGCGACGACGGGCGAATGATCCCGAACTTCATCACCCAGGCGCTCTCCGGGGCACCCCTCACCGTGGCCGGCACGGGAACGCAGACCCGCTCGGTGTGCTATGTCGACGACACGGTGTCGGGGCTGCTCGCCCTGTGGCGCAGCGATCTCACCGGGCCCGTGAACATCGGCAACCCGCACGAGCTGACGGTTCGGCACCTCGCCGAGGAGGTCCGCGCCATCACGGGGACCGCCTCGGCGATCACGTCCGTACCCGGTGCCGTCGACGATCCCCGCCGTCGCTGCCCGGACATCACGCTCGCCCGCACGAAGCTCGGCTGGGAGCCGGAAACCGGTCTTCGGGAAGGTCTGAACCGCACCGTCGCCTGGTTCGCCCGGCACCCCGGCGCGACCGCGAGGACGAGCCGCGCCTGA
- a CDS encoding glycosyltransferase family 2 protein: protein MNRVSVVMITHNRRDEALRTLEAMTSLPDAAPIVVADNASTDGTADAIATVFPHVSLLRCDRNLGALARNLAVRQIQTPYVAFCDDDTRWQPGALTRAAELLDTYPGLASVTGRCLVEPDLVEDPITPELRDSPVRGPDWLPGPALLGVMAGLTTFRVEAFRQVGGFSPRMWLGGEEELLAIDLAAHGWWMCWDPDIVIHHAPSRQRDPRRRRQLGIRNTLWTLWLRRPARSAARRTVDVLRSAPRDAATLGAVAEAVRGLPWVLSERRVVPPSVEEGLRSLEDSQRRSTARRYVG from the coding sequence ATGAACCGCGTCAGCGTCGTGATGATCACCCACAACCGTCGTGACGAGGCGCTGCGGACGCTGGAGGCGATGACGTCGCTGCCCGACGCCGCGCCGATCGTGGTCGCCGACAACGCCTCGACCGACGGCACCGCCGACGCGATCGCCACCGTGTTCCCGCACGTGTCGTTGTTGAGGTGCGACCGCAATCTCGGAGCCCTCGCCCGTAACCTCGCCGTGCGCCAGATCCAGACACCGTACGTGGCGTTCTGCGACGACGACACCCGGTGGCAGCCGGGCGCGCTCACGCGGGCGGCGGAGTTGCTCGACACCTACCCCGGCCTGGCGTCGGTGACGGGCCGCTGCCTCGTGGAACCGGATCTGGTGGAGGACCCGATCACTCCCGAGCTGCGGGACTCCCCGGTTCGAGGGCCGGACTGGCTTCCCGGGCCCGCGCTGCTCGGTGTGATGGCGGGACTGACGACCTTCCGGGTGGAGGCGTTCCGGCAGGTGGGCGGGTTCTCGCCGCGCATGTGGCTCGGCGGGGAGGAGGAGCTGCTCGCCATCGACCTCGCCGCACACGGGTGGTGGATGTGCTGGGACCCCGACATCGTGATCCACCATGCGCCGTCACGGCAGCGCGACCCGCGACGGCGCCGCCAGCTCGGCATCCGTAACACGCTGTGGACGCTGTGGCTGCGCAGACCCGCCCGGTCGGCGGCACGGCGCACCGTCGACGTGCTGCGTTCCGCGCCCAGGGACGCCGCCACCCTCGGCGCTGTGGCCGAGGCGGTGCGGGGGCTGCCGTGGGTGCTGTCCGAACGCCGGGTGGTGCCACCGTCGGTGGAGGAGGGACTGCGGTCGCTGGAGGAC
- a CDS encoding carbamoyltransferase family protein yields the protein MRILGINAVFHDPAAAIVVDGRIVAAAEEERFTRRKHGKPPVPFSTWELPEKSAAWCLRQAGLDASELDAVAYSYDPTLVDESLGGVDAGGWEKLRTLYARRAPAFLKTALPGLDPSIVRFVRHHVAHAASAALAAPFGDCAVLTSDGRGEAESSVLGEYRDGKFLELAHQSLPHSLGLTYEDFTAHLGFQRSSDEYKVMALASYGTPRFLPELRELVFSTGDGGFRTEPVEWERFAPARHRDGEFLPEHADLAASVQKVTEEVLLDLARWLHERTGHTDLAMAGGTALNCVANTRLYDEGPFERVWVQPAAGDAGTALGAALQLAADFGEAIEPMSGADLGRGWTDDELEDWLRRARVPYERCDDIAETVADALADDAIVAWFQGRAEFGPRALGHRSLLAHPGRSENLERLNDVKGREQFRPVAPMVLADRASELFSRGPIPSPYMLFVHDVDPRWRDRIPAVTHVDGTARIQTVDSADEPLLARMLSAFERRTGLPTVVNTSLNTAGRPMVDDPRDALECFGSAPVDLLAIGPFAVWRKGGTA from the coding sequence GTGCGGATACTCGGAATCAACGCCGTTTTTCACGATCCCGCGGCCGCGATCGTCGTGGACGGCCGGATCGTCGCCGCCGCGGAGGAGGAGAGGTTCACCCGCCGCAAGCACGGCAAACCGCCTGTTCCGTTCTCCACATGGGAGTTACCGGAGAAGTCGGCGGCGTGGTGCCTGCGGCAGGCCGGGCTCGACGCGTCCGAACTCGACGCCGTCGCGTACTCCTACGATCCCACGCTCGTCGACGAGTCCCTCGGCGGCGTGGACGCCGGAGGCTGGGAGAAACTGCGCACGCTCTACGCCCGGCGAGCACCGGCGTTCCTGAAGACGGCGTTGCCCGGGCTGGATCCGAGCATCGTCCGGTTCGTCCGGCACCACGTCGCGCACGCCGCCTCCGCGGCGCTGGCCGCACCGTTCGGTGACTGCGCGGTGCTCACCTCGGACGGCCGGGGCGAGGCCGAGTCGTCGGTGCTCGGCGAGTACCGCGACGGCAAGTTCCTGGAGCTGGCCCACCAGAGCCTTCCGCACTCTCTCGGACTCACCTACGAGGACTTCACGGCACACCTCGGTTTCCAGCGGTCCAGCGACGAGTACAAGGTCATGGCACTCGCCTCCTACGGCACGCCACGCTTCCTGCCCGAACTGCGCGAGCTGGTCTTCTCCACCGGCGACGGGGGGTTCCGCACCGAACCGGTGGAGTGGGAGCGTTTCGCCCCGGCTCGGCACCGCGACGGTGAGTTCCTTCCCGAGCACGCCGATCTGGCCGCCAGCGTGCAGAAGGTGACCGAGGAGGTGCTGCTCGACCTCGCCCGGTGGCTGCACGAGCGCACCGGCCACACCGACCTCGCCATGGCCGGAGGTACCGCGCTCAACTGCGTGGCCAACACCCGTCTGTACGACGAAGGCCCGTTCGAACGCGTCTGGGTGCAGCCCGCGGCGGGTGACGCCGGCACCGCACTCGGCGCCGCGCTGCAACTGGCCGCGGACTTCGGTGAGGCGATCGAACCCATGTCCGGGGCCGACCTCGGCCGAGGCTGGACCGACGACGAGCTGGAGGACTGGCTGCGCCGCGCCAGGGTGCCGTACGAACGCTGCGACGACATCGCCGAGACGGTCGCGGACGCGCTCGCCGACGACGCGATCGTGGCGTGGTTCCAGGGTCGCGCGGAGTTCGGGCCGCGCGCACTCGGTCACCGGTCGCTGCTCGCCCATCCCGGCAGGTCCGAGAACCTGGAACGACTGAACGACGTGAAGGGCCGCGAGCAGTTCCGGCCCGTGGCGCCGATGGTGCTCGCCGACCGCGCGTCCGAGTTGTTCTCGCGCGGGCCGATTCCGAGTCCGTACATGCTCTTCGTGCACGACGTCGATCCCCGGTGGCGTGACCGCATCCCCGCGGTGACCCATGTGGACGGTACGGCGCGGATCCAGACCGTGGACTCCGCCGACGAGCCGCTGCTGGCGCGCATGCTGTCCGCGTTCGAGCGCAGGACGGGCCTGCCCACGGTGGTGAACACGAGCCTCAACACGGCGGGACGCCCCATGGTCGACGACCCCAGGGACGCGTTGGAGTGCTTCGGCTCCGCACCCGTGGACCTGCTCGCCATCGGACCGTTCGCCGTATGGCGTAAGGGAGGGACGGCGTGA
- a CDS encoding glycosyltransferase family 2 protein encodes MRTTVVIATRDRADDLANTLKHLRALKPTPPVIVVDNGSSDDTATRVHEDFPEVRLVRLPENVGMAARNLGVEAADTPYVAFCDDDSWWAQGSLSQAEVLFDAYPRVGLVAATTLVGPECRRDPVCEAMAHSPLGTAPDLPGPRVLGFLACSAVVRRSAFLDAGGFNPLLHFGAEEKLLAYDLAARGWELCYVDRLYAHHHPSAIRPSAAWRRRIERRNNVLITWMRRPLGDCARTAGTLLRDPVAAAGALRRLPRALADRRPLPDHVEQRIRELA; translated from the coding sequence ATGAGGACGACGGTGGTGATCGCCACGCGGGACCGCGCGGACGACCTCGCCAACACGCTGAAACACCTGCGGGCGCTGAAGCCCACCCCGCCGGTCATCGTGGTGGACAACGGGTCGTCCGACGACACGGCCACGCGGGTGCACGAGGACTTCCCGGAGGTGCGGCTCGTCCGGCTCCCGGAGAACGTGGGCATGGCGGCACGCAACCTGGGCGTGGAGGCGGCCGACACCCCGTACGTGGCGTTCTGCGACGACGACTCCTGGTGGGCGCAGGGGTCGCTGTCCCAGGCCGAGGTGCTGTTCGACGCCTACCCCCGGGTCGGGCTCGTGGCGGCCACGACGCTGGTGGGCCCGGAATGCCGCCGCGACCCCGTGTGCGAGGCGATGGCCCACAGCCCGCTGGGCACCGCACCCGACCTGCCTGGCCCCAGGGTGCTGGGCTTCCTCGCGTGCTCCGCGGTGGTGCGGCGCAGCGCGTTCCTCGACGCCGGGGGTTTCAACCCGCTGCTGCACTTCGGAGCCGAGGAGAAGCTGCTCGCCTACGACCTCGCCGCCCGGGGCTGGGAGCTGTGCTATGTCGACCGGCTGTACGCGCACCACCATCCGTCGGCGATCCGACCGTCCGCGGCCTGGCGACGGCGGATCGAGCGGCGGAACAACGTGCTCATCACGTGGATGCGCCGCCCGCTGGGCGACTGCGCGCGCACGGCAGGCACGCTGCTTCGCGATCCCGTCGCGGCGGCGGGAGCGCTCCGCAGGCTGCCGAGGGCACTGGCGGACCGCCGCCCACTTCCCGACCACGTCGAACAGCGGATCAGGGAGCTCGCATGA